The following DNA comes from Enterocloster bolteae.
CCTGGATATTCTCCGGGCGCTTGCCCCAGCGCACCTCCTGGAAGGCCCGCTCTTTCTGCTTCGAGCTGAGCTTTGCGGCCTGTCCAGCAAAGAGCGCCACCACCTCCGGCCCACAACAGCGGGCGGCGGTGAGCAGCAGGGGCTGTTCCTCTGCCAGACTGGAATCAGCTCCATGCTCCAGCAGGAAGTGGATCATAGGCACATCGTTCCGAAAAACCGCAATCTCCAATGGCATCAGCTTGATGTATTCGCTGAGCTGGATGGGAACATCTAAATCCAGACCGCCTTGAAGCAGCGCCTCCAGCTTGGGCGTGTCATGGTCACAGATGGCGGCAGCCGTTTCCGGGAGGGTCTCCCAGCGGCCAATATATGCAATTTGGTACATAAGGCACCTACTTTCGTTGTTGTTTCACTTGATAGGGAACGGTCCGGCCCAGCACCCGGCCTTTGCCAACGGCATTGGCTCCCTCATAGATTAAAAATTCCGCATTGTTTTCCAGCGGAGCATAGTCAATGGTATCTGGATAGAGGGGCTGGGCATTTCCCAAGGCCGGTGTATCAAATGTACACTCGGTTCCGTCCAGAAAGCATACACCCAGATATTCCGTAGTTCCAATAACCACAAAATGGGGACAATACTTTCCACTGACCAGGCTGGGTGGTATTTTTCGTTTGCCGCTCCAGAAGATGACCTCCACATGAAGCGCCGCCCGGTTTTCATCTGTTCCAATCATGCCGCATTCTCCTTTTATCCCACAATGGTGGTTTCCTGGATAGCCAGATTATCGTAATCCATGGCGATCAGCTTTTCAGCGGCCTGTGGGGTACACATGAACCAGGTGCTCACGCCCCAGGCATCCATCCTTGTGACGGTGAAGAAGTCGGTTTCGGCGGGAGAGGGATTTCTGGCGTCAAGATAGCGGTCAGAATAGAGGTAGACCAGATCCACCTCCCGGTCCGGTAGCCACTTGGCCCGGCGCGCACGGGGCTTTCCGTTTTTCAGAGTCTTTTCTCTGGGGTTCTCAAACCACGCCAGTTCCTTGAGCTTCAGACCGGTAAAGGTATCCATGAGCCGCTGGGCGATCTCCCGGTGGGTAAATACTCCGCAGTCCCAGGAGCCTATCAGCCATGTCTGTATAAAGTCGCCCACCTTGCTGCCAGGAGCAGGCGGCCCGTAGACGCTCTCATCCGCCCACATGACCTCTATCTTTTCACATTGATCTGGCCGAGGACAGGACTGCTTGTTGCCATAGCGGTACATGATATTTACATAGCCATAATCTTCGCCGGTTCGGTCATGGCCGACGACTTCTATTTTATAAGCAGTGATTGACATTGCAGTTCCACCTCCTGAGCCAGCACAAAACTTATGCCAATTCCGCGTCCAAAATCTGGACTGGTTTTCCTTTCTCGTTCACATAGTAAAGGGCAATATAGTCGATGCCGTCCCGCTTGACTTGCTCCCAGGGCATCCGCTCGCCGTTGATCAGTTCCACAGTATCCGACTCATCCGGTTCGAAGTCTTCTTTTTCGTCCTCATAGTCGATGTTGTACCCCAGCTCCAGCACCAACTTGGAGGCAGGGATCTCATATTGCTTGAGGGGACGGTGTTCCAATTCAGATGGATCGTGTTCATCGCAGAACAGATGGTCGTAGCCATGCCGTCCACCGTCAAAGATAACGAACTCCTCACCGCTCTCTGGGTCACGGGCTGCCACCAGTCCGGGGGCCTCATCGCTATCTACAATATAGGATTGGGGCTCTCCCTTCACAGTGAGCAGATCTCCGTAATACCAAACTTCCAGCAGTTCATTGCCGGCGGTGGAACAGAGTGTCACGGTAGGCAAACGCTTTTCCGCCCACTCTTTCACATGGCCGGTGAGCCAGGTGGGATATTTCTCAGTCATCATAGTCTTTCTCCTTCTATTTCAATTTCAGCACAAATCCCCAGATACTCACCACAATCAGGAGGACACCCAACAGAAAGAAAACCACACGCCGGTATCCTCTGCTGTGTCGATGGGCATCTCGCGTACCAGTGGGGTCGCAGAGCCAGTTCCAGTTGCGGATCGCTCCAATTAAAATCACGGCTCCGATGAGCACCGATGCAATGTGCCAATGCTCTTGCAAAAATGCTGTGGTCTGTTCGCTGTTCATTCTACTTCCTCCTCACGCAAATACCTGCTGGTATTTCTCTTTTCATACTGTGCGACTTTTTTAGGTCTGCTGGTGCTGCATGGACACGATATGACAGTCCGGGCAGAATTCCACATAGAGCGTGCCCTCCGCACAGTCAAACACCATATCCCACTGGATTTGGGCCAGATACTTCATGGGCTTGCCGCAGTGAGGACAGGTCGTATATTCCGCGTCCTGCACCCAATTGGCAAAGCCGCCGATGGTATTCACATCCTGGCAGGCCGCACCGTAAAACAGGGACACAGGCGCTTCGCCCAGCACAAAGGGATTTTCCGTGAGGGCCTTGTACTCCTCGGGACTGACATAGCAATCCGTCTTCTCCGCGCCGTCAAATAGCTCAGAGGGAAAGACCTCCACGCCGCCATCCAGGGTAAACCGGTTGAAGGCGGGGCCTTTGAGGAATCCCACGCAGCTGGGGCAGCAGGTGGCAGTCAGGATACCATCCAACCCCAGAAATTTCAGACGCTCATCCCGGCCGTCCAGCACCAATATATCCACCACGCGTCCGCCGCAGTGGGGACAGGTATCTTCCCGTTCTCGGCCAATGCGGACGGGAGATTTCTCGCCAGTGGTTCCCTTGACCATAGGATAGCAGGTGTCGAAGTTGAGTTGGATTTTCTGGCCCTCCTTGTCGAAGGTCCAGCCTCCGATCTGCGCATAGCTGGATGGGTCTACATAGAGGCCCTTGCGCCAGGGCCGGGGATTTCGCTCCAGCTCCAGCAGCGTCTCCATTGCCTTGTCATCTCCCTGCATAGCAAGGCAACTCATCAGGTTGGAGGCCGCGCTGGAATACTCCGCGGACAACAGCGCATGAATCAGACCATCTCGCACATCGGCGGGAGCGTGATAATAGATCTCACAGGGCCAAAACACCTCTGCGGCCAGTGCCATCCGCTGAATCTCTGGGGTGATGACATCATGGTAGCCAAGCAGCTGCCAAAAGTCGGCGAACTCTGGGTCCTCCATATCAGCCAGCCTCTGGATGTTCTGTATCAAGTTTCTTTGTTTTTCGACAATTTGTTCCGGCGTCCAGGCCAGAGCAGCTTGCCGTTCTTGCTCGCACTTACATTTCCAACACAATCCCTCATAACCCAATGGGGTTCCACAGCTGGGGCAGGTATATTTCAGACTCATGTTCTCATACTCCTTTCAGGCAATAAAAAAGCCCCACGCCGCACTGTCATAAAGACAGGCTGACGCAGGACATGAAGAAGCCGCGTTGAAGGAGCCGCATCCACCAGCAGATGTAGTTTCTTCAACAACCAAAATATTTTTTTCGTATCTTAAAGCAGCAAATTGCTGTTCAATATATTTGTTCATAGCGGCACCATTTGTTCTGAGCATAGTTTTATATTTTATTATATCACAGCACTCCTTCAATGAAAATATTTTGTTGGAAATGCCAATGAAAAATTTTTGTGAATTTGTTAAGTCGTAGGGGTTGTTATTTCCATAGTATCTGGATGGATCAGAGTGATTGCTTTTCCGTTTCGTAAGGCATAATTGACTGTCTGTGCTGTGCCTGAGCGCAGCTTTTTCTGATTATCAAACACACCGATGATGTACTCTGCATGATCGACCATATAATAATTTCTTTTTTTATAACTGGAAACATCCGCAGAATGTGAAATAACAATCGAATCGTTTGCGTTTTGGATCAGCTTTTTCAATCTATGCCTACTCTGATCCGGCCATTTAGAGTCATAGCCGATGAAGGGAATTACAACGATAATTTTAATATCCTCGTATCCTGTTTGTGCTCTCAATGTTAGCAGCTGTTCTCCAGCCCACATATCCACACCAAGAGCACCGCCGACAAAAAAAGTACGGACAAATTTCTCGTCATGGAGTATGCGAAACTGCTCCAGGAGACATTCTTTCAGCTTTTGGCATAGAGGATCTTCCTCATTATATCCAAAGCAAAATCTTGTTGGTCTGTGGCCGGTAATGGCACAGGCATACTGATTCATACAAATCACCCTTGATAACTGCCTTGATTACGCATATAAAGCAAAAATAACGCAAATAATAATGCGTATAAAGGTTATATTACAAAATTATAACACAACACATACGAAGTATCAAGAATTGCTTTCTGCTATGCTAAAAGAGCAGAGAGGTGAGCGTATGGACGAAGAATTTATCCGCAATCGAATCACAGAATTACGATTGAAAAAAGGCGTTTCAGAATATCAGATGAGCATGGAGTTAGGGCAGAACAGAAGCTATATTCAGGCAATTTCTTCCGGGCGTTCTATGCCGTCTATGAAGCAGTTTCTCAACATCTGTGAGTATTTTGAAATCACGCCGCTTCAATTTTTTGATGCACAGGAGAATAACCCTCAGCTTATCAAGAAGGCTTTGGACGGAATGAGAAAGATGTCAGATGACGATCTGATTATGCTGATTGGTTTTATAAATCGCTTAAACACAGAAAACTAATGATAGGAGGCAGTAAGCGTCCCATCATTAGTTTTTTTATTTTATGCGCAGCATATTGTGGCAAGCAATGCTTGTGGCTATCCATTTCGCCACAAACTGCTTGTTGAGGGCAGTGCCCCCAAGCCCCTTTGAACACAGAATTTCATTCTGTGGCT
Coding sequences within:
- a CDS encoding immunity 17 family protein; protein product: MNSEQTTAFLQEHWHIASVLIGAVILIGAIRNWNWLCDPTGTRDAHRHSRGYRRVVFFLLGVLLIVVSIWGFVLKLK
- a CDS encoding DUF1273 domain-containing protein; translation: MNQYACAITGHRPTRFCFGYNEEDPLCQKLKECLLEQFRILHDEKFVRTFFVGGALGVDMWAGEQLLTLRAQTGYEDIKIIVVIPFIGYDSKWPDQSRHRLKKLIQNANDSIVISHSADVSSYKKRNYYMVDHAEYIIGVFDNQKKLRSGTAQTVNYALRNGKAITLIHPDTMEITTPTT
- a CDS encoding helix-turn-helix domain-containing protein yields the protein MDEEFIRNRITELRLKKGVSEYQMSMELGQNRSYIQAISSGRSMPSMKQFLNICEYFEITPLQFFDAQENNPQLIKKALDGMRKMSDDDLIMLIGFINRLNTEN